A part of Pseudomonadota bacterium genomic DNA contains:
- the pepN gene encoding aminopeptidase N, whose product MTIPAAAPKTIHRRDYTPPAWLVEAVELRFDLREGETLVEAALQVRRNPARATENLPLVLDGEQLELLDIAINGTALNKGDYAVDDRSLTLQKPPADTFTLKTRVRIHPEKNTALEGLYMSRGRFVTQCEAEGFRRITYFIDRPDVMARYTTTIEADKANFPLLLSNGNPVAQGEAANGRHWAKWEDPFPKPCYLFALVAGAFDVLEDTFTIVSKRKVTLRIYSEPGNRDKCHHALESLKKSMAWDEKTFGLEYDLDLFMIVAVDDFNAGAMENKGLNIFNSKAILARPDTATDADYIYIEAVVGHEYFHNWTGDRITCRDWFQLTLKEGLTVYREQEFSCDMNSRAVMRIFDIKRLRSMQFREDAGPMAHPIRPDSYMAIENFYTMTVYEKGAEVIRMIETLVGREGFRKGMDLYFKRHDGQAVTCDDFVAAMTDANDRAINKDQFLLWYSQAGTPVIEASGVYDAQARTYALTLRQSCPPTPGQPVKEPVIIPVAIGLVGPDGKDIPLHVGEHDLKTITTVCPLVTVEETIVFEKVAAKPVPSLLRNLSAPVILKMDLTDDELAFLMASDSDLFNRWNAGQTLAMNVLKGLISVIPAQTGIQTGSAKKLDSRFRGNDSLNVPEIFLNAFRKILSDKTLDPDFASHALALPPEGDIAQEMPVVHVDAIHAAREFVHRELATQLRPLFLERYRELHSSETGEIGGAAAGRRALKNLCLDTLMAAPDAEVLSLAVAQFDTARTMTDSMAALRVLADTEGPECDRALATFEKRWLNEPLVMDKWLSVQALSQRADTLARVKALRDHPAFTMKNPNKVRALLGAFAGNPVRFHDTGGEGYDLLADTILQLDKLNPKIAANLCKSAFSTWARHEPVRRGLMKSRLERLKSTGTLSTELFEVVEKSLGA is encoded by the coding sequence ATGACCATTCCCGCCGCCGCACCGAAAACCATTCACCGCCGTGACTATACCCCGCCCGCGTGGCTGGTGGAGGCGGTGGAGCTGCGTTTTGACCTGCGTGAGGGGGAAACGCTGGTGGAGGCCGCGCTGCAGGTCCGGCGCAATCCGGCCCGGGCCACGGAGAATCTTCCCCTGGTGCTGGACGGGGAACAGCTGGAGCTTCTGGACATTGCCATCAACGGCACGGCGCTGAACAAAGGCGATTACGCTGTTGACGACAGAAGCCTCACGCTACAGAAACCGCCGGCTGATACGTTCACATTAAAAACCCGCGTACGCATCCATCCGGAAAAGAACACGGCGCTGGAAGGCCTCTACATGTCCCGCGGGCGCTTCGTCACTCAATGCGAAGCGGAAGGATTCCGGCGCATCACGTACTTCATCGACCGGCCCGATGTGATGGCGCGCTATACGACGACTATCGAGGCGGACAAGGCGAATTTCCCCCTGCTGCTGTCCAACGGCAATCCGGTGGCGCAGGGTGAGGCCGCCAACGGCCGCCACTGGGCGAAGTGGGAGGATCCGTTCCCGAAACCCTGCTATCTGTTCGCTCTGGTGGCCGGCGCGTTCGACGTGCTGGAAGACACGTTCACCATTGTCTCAAAACGCAAGGTAACCCTGCGCATCTACAGCGAACCAGGCAACAGGGACAAATGCCACCACGCCCTGGAATCGCTCAAAAAATCCATGGCCTGGGATGAGAAAACCTTCGGGCTGGAGTACGATCTGGACCTGTTCATGATCGTGGCGGTGGACGATTTCAACGCCGGTGCCATGGAGAACAAGGGCTTGAACATCTTCAACAGCAAGGCCATCCTGGCGCGCCCCGACACAGCCACGGATGCGGATTATATCTACATAGAGGCCGTGGTGGGCCACGAGTATTTCCACAACTGGACGGGCGATCGCATCACATGCCGCGACTGGTTCCAGCTGACCCTGAAAGAGGGCCTGACCGTGTACCGCGAGCAGGAATTCTCCTGCGACATGAACTCGCGCGCCGTCATGCGCATCTTCGACATCAAGCGCCTGCGCTCCATGCAGTTCCGGGAAGACGCGGGCCCCATGGCGCACCCCATCCGTCCCGACAGCTATATGGCCATCGAGAATTTCTACACCATGACGGTGTACGAAAAAGGTGCCGAGGTTATTCGCATGATCGAGACCCTGGTAGGCCGCGAGGGCTTCCGCAAGGGCATGGATCTGTACTTCAAACGCCACGACGGCCAGGCGGTGACGTGCGACGATTTTGTGGCGGCGATGACGGATGCGAATGACAGAGCTATCAACAAGGACCAGTTCCTGCTGTGGTACAGCCAGGCGGGAACGCCGGTGATCGAGGCCTCGGGCGTGTATGACGCACAGGCCCGCACATACGCCCTGACCCTGCGCCAGTCATGCCCACCCACGCCGGGACAGCCGGTGAAAGAACCTGTCATTATCCCGGTGGCCATCGGCCTGGTGGGCCCGGACGGGAAGGATATTCCCCTGCATGTGGGCGAGCATGACCTGAAGACAATCACCACCGTGTGCCCTCTTGTGACAGTTGAAGAAACGATCGTCTTTGAAAAGGTGGCAGCAAAACCGGTTCCCTCGCTGCTGCGGAATTTGTCCGCGCCCGTGATCCTGAAAATGGATCTGACGGACGACGAGCTGGCCTTCCTGATGGCCAGCGACAGCGATCTGTTCAACCGCTGGAACGCCGGACAGACACTGGCGATGAATGTGCTGAAGGGGCTCATTTCTGTCATCCCCGCGCAGACGGGGATCCAGACTGGTTCAGCAAAGAAACTGGATTCCCGCTTTCGCGGGAATGACAGTTTGAACGTACCGGAGATATTCCTCAATGCCTTCCGCAAGATCCTGTCCGACAAAACCCTGGATCCCGATTTCGCCTCTCACGCGCTGGCACTGCCGCCCGAAGGCGACATCGCGCAGGAGATGCCGGTGGTCCACGTGGACGCTATCCATGCAGCCCGTGAGTTTGTACACCGCGAACTGGCCACGCAGCTGCGGCCCCTGTTTCTGGAGCGGTACAGGGAACTGCACAGCTCGGAAACAGGCGAGATCGGCGGCGCGGCAGCCGGTCGGCGGGCGTTGAAAAACCTGTGTCTGGACACTCTGATGGCCGCACCGGATGCGGAGGTTTTATCTCTCGCGGTGGCCCAGTTTGACACGGCCCGCACCATGACCGATTCCATGGCGGCGCTGCGCGTGCTGGCTGACACAGAAGGGCCGGAATGCGACCGCGCGCTGGCGACGTTCGAGAAGCGGTGGCTGAATGAACCGCTGGTCATGGACAAGTGGCTCAGCGTCCAGGCGCTGTCACAGCGTGCTGACACGCTGGCGCGGGTGAAGGCGCTGAGGGACCACCCGGCCTTCACCATGAAAAACCCCAACAAGGTGCGGGCGCTGCTGGGCGCGTTTGCCGGCAATCCGGTGCGGTTCCATGATACGGGCGGCGAGGGTTATGACCTGCTGGCGGACACGATCCTGCAGCTGGACAAACTCAATCCGAAGATCGCCGCAAACCTGTGCAAAAGTGCCTTTTCCACCTGGGCCCGCCATGAACCCGTGCGCCGCGGCCTGATGAAATCGCGCCTGGAACGCCTGAAATCCACCGGCACCCTCTCCACCGAACTGTTCGAAGTGGTGGAGAAGAGCCTGGGGGCCTGA
- a CDS encoding DUF3459 domain-containing protein: MPWTAEGPSAGFSTSDRPWLPVRPEHRTLNAAVQEKDPESCLNFVRNLLKLRQAHPALKQGTCELIPTDNDIVAFRRTLDGETLLCVFSFSRDRTLDMPVSGSLTPLLSRGCILEKDRIRLDPLGFSILEVT, translated from the coding sequence ATGCCATGGACGGCAGAAGGTCCGTCAGCAGGATTCTCGACCTCCGACAGGCCGTGGCTGCCCGTCCGGCCTGAACACCGGACCCTGAATGCGGCTGTCCAGGAAAAGGACCCGGAGTCCTGTCTGAATTTCGTCCGGAATCTTCTGAAACTGCGTCAGGCCCACCCTGCCCTGAAACAGGGAACATGTGAACTGATCCCCACAGACAACGACATTGTGGCTTTCCGCAGAACTCTGGACGGAGAAACTCTCCTGTGTGTTTTCAGCTTCAGCCGGGACAGGACGCTGGACATGCCGGTGTCGGGATCCCTCACCCCCCTCCTGTCCCGGGGATGCATCCTGGAAAAAGACCGGATCCGGCTGGATCCGCTGGGATTTTCCATCCTGGAGGTTACATAA
- the trmD gene encoding tRNA (guanosine(37)-N1)-methyltransferase TrmD, which translates to MSWRATILTLFPEMFPGFLGHSLAGKALEKGLWALDAIQIRDFAANRHGTVDDTPFGGGAGMVMRPDVIEAAVRSVRDTRPLLYLTPRGKVLDQAMVRDFAAGPGVTILCGRYEGVDERVLEACNIHEISLGDFVLSGGEPAALVLLDACVRLLAGVMGNTETAGEESFETGLLEYPHYTRPAEWTDAAGVVRTVPDVLVSGHHEKVRRWRQEQAEKTTRERRPDLWEAFVRKRSES; encoded by the coding sequence ATGTCCTGGCGCGCCACCATCCTCACCCTGTTTCCGGAGATGTTTCCGGGCTTTCTGGGTCACAGCCTGGCCGGAAAAGCGCTGGAAAAAGGCCTTTGGGCGCTGGATGCGATCCAGATCCGTGACTTTGCCGCCAACAGGCACGGTACTGTGGATGATACTCCCTTCGGCGGCGGGGCCGGCATGGTCATGCGCCCGGACGTGATCGAGGCGGCGGTGCGGTCGGTGAGGGACACGCGTCCCCTGCTCTACCTCACGCCCCGGGGGAAAGTCCTGGACCAGGCCATGGTGCGGGACTTTGCCGCCGGACCCGGCGTCACCATCCTGTGCGGCCGGTACGAAGGGGTGGACGAGCGGGTTCTGGAAGCCTGCAACATTCACGAAATCAGCCTGGGGGACTTTGTCCTGTCAGGGGGAGAACCGGCGGCACTGGTCCTGCTGGATGCCTGCGTGCGCCTGCTTGCGGGAGTCATGGGCAACACGGAAACTGCGGGCGAGGAAAGCTTCGAGACCGGCCTTCTGGAATACCCCCACTATACCCGCCCGGCAGAATGGACAGACGCCGCCGGTGTTGTGCGCACCGTGCCGGATGTTCTGGTCTCCGGCCACCACGAAAAGGTCCGCCGCTGGCGCCAGGAACAGGCCGAAAAAACCACCCGCGAACGCAGGCCGGACTTGTGGGAAGCGTTTGTCAGAAAACGGTCAGAAAGCTGA
- a CDS encoding C40 family peptidase, with product MTLDPRMYPYRPDLAARWLEGTLRADRYADGALFVVSADMTPMTLVPDRDAPLTSQLLYGELFMVYEQRKDGLAWGQSQTEGHVGYVPLASLASAGPAPTHWVSALRTQVFPKPDLKTQPTGALSLMARVCTGQQSGKWTEVPGRGWIYTAHLSPLTRTLPDFVATARTFLGTPYLWGGRSSLGLDCSGLVQMSLAAAGILCPRDSDQQAAAVGKPVPDPRNLQTGDIVFFPGHVGIMGSATTLIHANAFHMAVAEEPLADVVARGATVAGVRRVKSQL from the coding sequence ATGACCCTTGACCCCCGCATGTATCCGTATCGGCCTGACTTGGCCGCCCGCTGGCTGGAGGGCACGCTCAGGGCCGACCGATATGCCGATGGCGCCCTGTTTGTAGTCAGCGCGGACATGACGCCCATGACCCTGGTTCCGGACCGGGATGCACCCCTCACCTCCCAGCTTCTGTATGGCGAGCTGTTCATGGTCTACGAACAGCGGAAAGACGGACTGGCCTGGGGCCAGAGCCAGACCGAAGGACATGTGGGGTATGTTCCGCTGGCCAGTCTTGCCTCCGCCGGACCTGCGCCCACCCACTGGGTCAGCGCCTTGCGCACGCAGGTTTTCCCCAAACCGGACCTGAAGACGCAGCCGACCGGCGCCCTCAGCCTCATGGCCCGGGTCTGCACCGGACAACAGAGCGGAAAATGGACAGAAGTTCCCGGGCGCGGCTGGATATACACCGCGCACCTGTCCCCCCTCACCCGGACCCTGCCGGACTTTGTGGCCACAGCCCGCACGTTCCTCGGCACACCCTATCTGTGGGGCGGGCGCAGCAGTCTGGGGCTGGACTGCTCGGGCCTCGTCCAGATGTCCCTGGCGGCGGCAGGCATCCTGTGCCCCCGCGACAGCGACCAGCAGGCCGCAGCCGTCGGAAAGCCCGTGCCGGATCCCCGGAACCTGCAGACCGGCGATATTGTGTTCTTCCCAGGCCACGTAGGCATCATGGGAAGCGCGACAACCCTGATCCACGCCAATGCCTTCCATATGGCGGTGGCTGAGGAACCCCTGGCGGACGTGGTCGCCCGCGGTGCGACGGTGGCGGGGGTGCGGCGAGTGAAAAGCCAGCTCTGA
- a CDS encoding glycoside hydrolase family 15 protein, with the protein MALRIEDYALIGDCESAALVGRNGSIDWLCWPRFDSPACMAALLGGPDNGHWKIAPADATAAVTRQYLKDTLILETRFRTAEGEVALIDFMPQRGQNIDLVRIVRGISGKVPMRMDIVLRFDYGLTVPWVSRRSSGDLTAVAGPHRITLSTPVAINSEDYSSYSEFVVSAGQEIPFVLTHSPSHLPVPAADDPLQALVETEAFWMEWSSRCKATGPWAETIRRSLLILKALTYRPTGSIVAAPTTSLPEWIGGARNWDYRYCWLRDSAFLLLAFMDSGYLEEAHAWRDWLIRAVAGSPRQMQIMYGLGGERFLPEQEIRWLPGYENSRPVRIGNGAASQRQLDVYGEVADVLFLAHRYGVERIGKDWSLLCNLLDHLAEIWREPDEGIWEVRQGRSHFTHSKVMSWVAFDRGVRLVEEFGFEGPVDTWRAIRQEIHDEVCMRAWNPDRNSFVQAYGSDQLDASVLLMPAVGFIAATDPRMVSTVKAIEDNLMEDGLVMRYRPDQVDEALWPKEGTFLICSFWLCDVLILQGRTQDARRLFEKLLGLCNDLGLLSEEYDPESGRMLGNFPQAYSHIGILTTALNLSRAMGPTEQRAGDGS; encoded by the coding sequence ATGGCCCTGCGGATCGAGGATTATGCCCTGATCGGGGACTGTGAGAGTGCGGCGCTGGTGGGCCGCAACGGGTCCATCGACTGGCTGTGCTGGCCGCGGTTTGATTCCCCGGCCTGTATGGCGGCGCTTCTGGGCGGTCCGGACAACGGCCACTGGAAAATCGCGCCGGCAGATGCCACAGCCGCCGTCACGCGCCAGTACCTGAAAGACACCCTGATCCTGGAGACCCGGTTCCGCACTGCAGAGGGTGAAGTGGCCCTGATCGACTTCATGCCCCAGCGCGGCCAGAATATCGATCTGGTCCGCATCGTCAGGGGCATCAGCGGCAAGGTACCCATGCGCATGGATATCGTCCTGCGCTTTGACTATGGCCTGACGGTGCCATGGGTTTCCCGGCGCTCCAGCGGTGACCTGACTGCTGTAGCCGGTCCGCATCGCATCACCCTCAGCACCCCGGTGGCCATCAACAGCGAAGACTATTCCAGCTATAGCGAATTTGTGGTCTCCGCAGGCCAGGAGATCCCCTTTGTCCTGACCCACTCCCCGTCCCACCTGCCCGTTCCCGCAGCGGATGATCCGCTCCAGGCCCTTGTGGAAACAGAAGCCTTCTGGATGGAGTGGAGCAGCCGGTGCAAGGCCACAGGCCCCTGGGCGGAAACCATCAGGCGTTCCCTGCTGATCCTGAAGGCCCTGACCTATCGCCCCACAGGATCCATCGTGGCGGCGCCTACCACGTCCCTGCCCGAATGGATCGGCGGCGCCCGCAACTGGGACTATCGCTATTGCTGGCTGCGGGACAGCGCGTTCCTGCTGCTGGCGTTCATGGACAGCGGCTATCTGGAGGAGGCCCACGCCTGGCGCGACTGGCTGATCCGCGCCGTGGCCGGATCCCCGCGCCAGATGCAGATCATGTACGGCCTGGGCGGTGAGCGTTTCCTGCCCGAACAGGAAATCAGATGGCTTCCCGGCTATGAGAATTCACGACCCGTGCGCATCGGCAACGGCGCCGCATCCCAGCGCCAGCTGGACGTGTACGGCGAGGTGGCCGACGTGCTGTTCCTGGCCCACCGATACGGGGTCGAGCGCATCGGCAAGGACTGGTCCCTGCTGTGCAACCTTCTGGACCATCTGGCCGAGATCTGGCGCGAACCGGACGAGGGAATCTGGGAAGTACGCCAGGGCCGGTCCCACTTCACCCATTCGAAGGTCATGTCCTGGGTCGCCTTTGACCGCGGCGTGCGCCTGGTGGAGGAATTCGGGTTCGAGGGCCCGGTGGACACATGGCGGGCCATCCGGCAGGAAATCCATGACGAGGTCTGCATGCGGGCCTGGAACCCGGACAGGAACAGCTTTGTGCAGGCGTACGGATCGGACCAGCTGGATGCCAGCGTGCTGCTGATGCCCGCCGTGGGTTTTATTGCGGCCACGGACCCGCGCATGGTCAGTACGGTGAAGGCCATTGAGGACAACCTTATGGAGGACGGTCTGGTCATGCGCTATCGGCCCGACCAGGTGGACGAGGCCCTGTGGCCGAAGGAGGGTACTTTCCTGATCTGCAGTTTCTGGCTGTGTGATGTGCTGATCCTGCAGGGTCGTACCCAGGACGCACGGCGGCTGTTTGAAAAGCTGCTGGGCCTGTGCAACGATCTGGGTCTGCTGTCCGAGGAGTATGACCCGGAATCTGGACGGATGCTGGGCAACTTTCCCCAGGCCTACAGCCACATCGGCATCCTGACCACGGCCCTGAACCTGTCGCGGGCCATGGGACCCACAGAACAGCGTGCGGGAGACGGATCCTGA
- the idi gene encoding isopentenyl-diphosphate Delta-isomerase yields the protein MPATETMILVNDRDEQTGTMEKMETHRQGLLHRAFSVFIMDSRGRLLLQRRAAGKYHCAGLWSNTCCGHPRPGEAVEAAARRRLQEEMGFSVPLRPAFELSYRLPLENGLTEHEYDHVFVGLHDGPVNPDLAEVGDHAFRTVADILDDMTHSPGLYTPWFALILPRMQAWVRDNGPVTAS from the coding sequence ATGCCCGCCACGGAAACCATGATTCTGGTGAATGACCGGGACGAACAGACCGGCACCATGGAGAAGATGGAGACCCACCGCCAGGGCCTGCTGCACCGGGCGTTCAGCGTGTTCATCATGGATTCCCGCGGTCGCCTGCTGCTGCAGAGGCGGGCCGCCGGGAAATATCACTGCGCCGGCCTGTGGAGCAACACCTGCTGTGGCCATCCCCGGCCCGGCGAGGCGGTGGAGGCTGCGGCCCGCCGCCGCCTGCAGGAAGAAATGGGATTCTCCGTTCCCCTGCGCCCGGCGTTCGAGCTTTCCTACAGGCTTCCCCTGGAAAACGGCCTGACCGAGCACGAATACGACCATGTGTTCGTGGGCCTCCATGATGGCCCCGTCAATCCTGACCTGGCCGAAGTGGGTGACCATGCTTTCCGCACCGTGGCAGACATTCTGGACGATATGACCCACAGCCCCGGCCTGTATACGCCCTGGTTTGCCCTGATCCTGCCCCGGATGCAGGCCTGGGTCCGGGACAACGGCCCTGTCACTGCATCCTGA